One region of Pogona vitticeps strain Pit_001003342236 chromosome 1, PviZW2.1, whole genome shotgun sequence genomic DNA includes:
- the HOXD13 gene encoding homeobox protein Hox-D13, whose amino-acid sequence MSRAAGGWEMEALRGDGGGGGNGGSGGGGPCRNFLPPPVFGAAPSGRPGGSSASAAGFAYERSGASAGARSSSSSSEAAPSKDCSGGGGGGPPTAPPSAAATTTAAAAAAAALGYHPGYHPFGNGYYSCRMAHGVGLQQNAALKASPHAAFPVEKYMDVASLAGTSVPSSSEASSRAKEVSFYQGYAAAAAAAAAGPYQHVPAGYLDVVSTFGSAAAAAAAGEPRHETYISMEGYQSWTLANGWNGQVYCAKDQAQGSHFWKSSFPGDVALNQPDMCVYRRGRKKRVPYTKLQLKELESEYAVNKFINKDKRRRISAATNLSERQVTIWFQNRRVKDKKIVSKLKESVS is encoded by the exons ATGAGTCGAGCGGCGGGCGGCTGGGAGATGGAGGCGCTCCGGggagacggcggcggcggcggcaacggcggcagcggcgggggcggccccTGCCGGAACTTCTTGCCTCCCCCGGTCTTCGGCGCGGCGCCCTCGGGCCGTCCGGGGGGCTCCTCCGCCTCGGCCGCGGGCTTCGCCTATGAGCGCTCGGGCGCCTCGGCCGGGGCTCGCTCTTCCTCGTCGTCGTCCGAGGCCGCCCCCTCCAAGGACtgctccggcggcggcggcggcggaccCCCGACGGCGCCCCCCtcggccgccgccaccaccaccgccgcggccgccgccgccgccgccctgggCTACCACCCGGGCTACCACCCCTTCGGCAACGGCTACTATAGCTGCCGCATGGCGCACGGCGTGGGGCTCCAGCAGAACGCCGCCCTCAAGGCTTCCCCGCACGCCGCCTTCCCGGTTGAGAAGTACATGGACGTGGCCAGCCTGGCCGGCACCAGCGTGCCCTCGAGCAGCGAGGCCTCCTCCCGGGCCAAGGAGGTCTCCTTCTACCAGGGCTACgcggccgccgccgctgccgccgccgccggcccttACCAGCACGTGCCCGCCGGCTACCTGGACGTGGTCTCCACCTTcggctcggcggcggcggcggcggcggcgggcgagCCCCGGCACGAGACCTACATCTCTATGGAGGGCTACCAGTCGTGGACGCTGGCCAATGGCTGGAACGGGCAGGTCTACTGCGCCAAAGACCAGGCCCAGGGCTCCCACTTTTGGAAGTCCTCCTTCCCAG GAGACGTTGCACTAAACCAGCCGGACATGTGCGTCTACCGGCGCGGCAGGAAGAAACGAGTGCCTTACACGAAGCTGCAGCTGAAAGAACTCGAGAGCGAGTACGCCGTCAATAAGTTCATCAACAAGGACAAGCGGCGGAGGATCTCGGCGGCCACGAACCTCTCGGAGAGGCAAGTCACCATTTGGTTTCAGAACCGCCGCGTCAAGGACAAGAAAATCGTCTCCAAGCTGAAGGAGAGCGTCTCGTGA